The following proteins are encoded in a genomic region of Drosophila bipectinata strain 14024-0381.07 chromosome XL, DbipHiC1v2, whole genome shotgun sequence:
- the LOC122321045 gene encoding uncharacterized protein gives MVSRLSRRFRRYCKFLAHSPFHSRRESDGDGEASGSAAASAVGSSMEQLTGGKRRRSSSIGSAGSRLKMRLRRCTSSPG, from the coding sequence ATGGTTAGTCGCCTGTCGCGACGTTTCCGGCGCTACTGCAAGTTCCTCGCCCACTCGCCCTTTCACTCCCGAAGGGAGAGTGACGGAGATGGCGAGGCCTCGGGTTCAGCGGCCGCCTCTGCGGTGGGCAGCTCCATGGAGCAGCTAACGGGGGGGAAGCGTaggcgcagcagcagcatcggTAGCGCCGGCAGCCGGCTGAAAATGCGGCTGCGACGCTGCACCTCCTCACCGGGctag
- the LOC108119688 gene encoding uncharacterized protein: MAFMMPVMKNNYDIYKDTRSRKTSECSNASSNGTTTALASALGTPAPPGSAPHSQRRRKVSECKSESFAASPSHFGGGIGSGSGVGGGGGSNSHRLHMQRSNSSRAFPRNTSRSSHGSMQHMQMISPTRSSPPSRSATASALERQAAAQAAAQLNLKNQSSSGATGGESSNDYTKFHLRLVDKLRKSFRKDSGKRS, translated from the coding sequence ATGGCGTTCATGATGCCCGTTATGAAGAACAACTACGACATTTACAAGGACACGCGGTCCCGCAAGACGTCCGAGTGCTCGAATGCCAGCAGTAACGGTACCACCACGGCCCTGGCCTCTGCCCTCGGCACACCCGCCCCACCGGGCAGTGCCCCCCATTCGCAACGGCGCCGCAAGGTGTCCGAATGCAAGTCGGAAAGCTTTGCGGCGAGTCCATCGCACTTTGGTGGTGGCatcggcagcggcagcggcgtaggcggcggcggcggctccAATTCCCATCGTTTGCACATGCAGCGCTCCAACAGTTCGCGCGCCTTTCCCCGCAACACCTCCCGCAGCTCCCACGGCTCGATGCAACACATGCAAATGATATCGCCCACACGGTCCAGTCCGCCCAGTCGCTCGGCCACCGCCTCGGCTCTGGAACGACAAGCGGCCGCCCAGGCAGCGGCGCAgctgaatttaaaaaatcagAGTTCTAGTGGCGCCACCGGCGGTGAATCCTCGAACGACTACACCAAATTCCATCTCCGGTTGGTCGACAAGCTGCGCAAATCCTTCCGCAAGGATAGCGGCAAACGGTCATGA